In Oncorhynchus mykiss isolate Arlee chromosome 19, USDA_OmykA_1.1, whole genome shotgun sequence, the sequence TGTGTACGTCCAAAATGGCATActatttccctatatagtgcactacttccagagccctatgggcaggGACGTCAATTGTGTATGGCAGTCAACATACACCAACTATTTTAAAATGGGCTACTAAAGTCATTCCAATCCCCATTAAATGGCAAATGCAGTTTAAGCGGTAATAGCTGGCAGGCCTCCGAGCGGGTGGAAAGACTGTCTGGCTAGAGCACATTGATCTGAGGCAACTTTTGTCTTAAAACAGTGCGGTGGTAGAAGATTGCTATGACACTGCACTTTTGACTTTACATGGAACTTAACTCTTTTTAATCTCGGTGCTGAGCTAGTGCTTAGCAGCTAATTGCTGTATGACATGTTTGTAGAAAGCTAAGTCCCTTATTGACTGGGGAATGAAGCTACAACTAAGGTTAAGGTTATAATGGCTGGAGTCAATTTTGCTTGTTTTCGCTGTCTCCAAATAGCTTTTTAGAGTTGAAATTGTGTAGGTTTAGCTGAAATGACACCAATacctaagggccctggtcaaaagcaatgcactatataggggatactGTGCTCTCTCAACCATGTCCCAAGGAAGATACTCGTCCGTACACACACTTGGATAATGGACATTTTTTCAGTTGTAGATGTTTACACGTTCTTGCTCTCTTCTCTCGGTTTTACATCTTATTGGGGTCTTTGGGCTATTACTCAGGGGTCTGAGAATTTTTCTAACTTTAAAAAAACTTTGGTGGAGGATTCATTAATCAATGTGCAGAATTGAACATTCAACAATTCAAAACCACTTCTAGTAGTCGTGTAATAAACTGCCCACTAGCTAGGGTTTTAAGAATACTATGTTTTTGAAAACTGCAATGGATTAtaacctggtctcagatctgtttgtacaATGACCCACAGGTGTTTAATTGGCAAGAAAGCACAAAcagatttgggaccaggctagatgGATAAGTCCACTCATGAGTCATGGTCAAGAATGAACACTGGATGTTTTGAAAGGACTTACTACTTCAATGATGTTGGTCTTAGGCACAGTGAAATTCCAAAAGCTTGAATTTAACATGTTTGCTCTAACTGGTGAATTTCAAATGGCTATATAAAGAAAGGGtctgtgtttttatatatttCCAGCTTGGTATGTAAATGTTGTTGTTGAATGATGACTACAAAGCAACAAGAATCAGACACCAATTTGTTCAAAGCAAAATTaagaaaatgtgttttctttGGGGTATGATGTGATATGTATGCATTTTTTATAATGTAAATAGGTTTGTTTCTAAAAGAGCTATGCAGTGAGCCTTGGATGAAGGTGTACATATCTAACTTATAAAAACATATTGGCTCGAGCTGTACTCATGGCAATAAATTTTACCTTTTTACCAACAACTTTTTCCCCTTTTCCTTGAAATACAATTTTTAGGGGTCTTTTTTTATTACGTTCAATTGCAGCTATGTTGCTAGAGGCCTATTGTATTCATGCATCTTTTGAACCTTCAGTTCAGGTCTGATTACACTAAATCCCCCAGATTTTGGGGTCCTCACCCCTCCCCCAGATAAACATGGTCTCATTATGTTATCTATCCAAAAGAAAATGCCTCAACCCTGTCTGGCCATATGTCAACCACTCCAACTGCAGTGGATTTGAGACATGCATTTCCCTCAGACCATCTGTGCCCTATTGACTTGTTAGCTGGTAACCAACCGCAAGGTCTACCTTTACAGTGACCTAGTCTGAtcgggcggcaggtaacctagttaAGAGCGAATTCCTGAGCTGGCAtggtaaaaaaatctgtcgttctgcccctgaacaaggcagtcaactgacctgcctagttaaaggtaaaatatataaatgcaacaattaagATTTTACAATTCATAaggtcagtcaattgaaatgcattaggccctaatctatggatttcacatatgCATCggttgatcagaaaaccagtcagtatctgtctGGTGTGACATCTCcattggtgagtatgcaggccatggaagaactgggacattttcagcttactGGCAGTGTACAGATCCTTGAAACATGGCACAACGACGGGCCTTGATCTTAGCACTGCATTTCATTGCCCATACCAGCAAACCCCTTTATACTGTGTGGGAGAGCTGGACTTGGCTTAGGGTAGAGAAGTGAACATTGAGGGGTTGCTAGACTGACAAGACTGCAGTTGGGCATTCCTGTTAACTtgatgtggcattgtgttgacaAACTGCACATTTGACCGGcctttaatgtattgtttaatATGCCACAtgacaggtggatggattatcttggcaaaggagaaatgctccctaAATGGGTAAATAGAAATACAGAAAATgagcttttatttcagctcatttatTTTGTTCAATATACTTCATGAATTGCCTGAGTATTAAGCTATATCATTGAAGTTTTAGTGCAATTTAATAGGTCACTACCTTAACTATTAGCTAACCAACATGGAGTACATTTGGCTTTTACACAGccaattcagatatttttttctACCAAGCGGGCTTTTAAATGATCAGCTCTGAAAGACCCGTTAGTGgggtgaagaaaaaaaatctgaattggaCTAGTCTAATCACATCCCTAATCTAACTTGTCATCAACAAGGCAAGGAAGTTAATCATAATATACAAAACAAAATTTTATTATAAAAAGAAATCATTCTACACTGAAACTCCACGTTAAAAATGGGTCGCAAACGTCTACACATTTTCTTGTATTTCTTAAAAACGGCAGTGGAAACAATATCAATATAGGGCGGAAAAGAACATGCCACCATCCAAAGACAAAACAAGCAGTGCTTTGAGAATTAGGAGCTGTTCGTTTACAAGACAGCACAATATGACCCCTGTATGCATTATTGCAGCCATTGCACATCACTGTACATGTTCTGAAAAATCCAAAATGCTATGTTACATTGTAAGGTTCACATTGTTTTGCAAATACTCCAGCTCAAGTTTCCAGGCAGTTTAGTCATCATCctcgtcatcctcctcttcctcatcatcatcctcctcttcgtcatcatcatcgtcatcatcatccaTGGGCGCTGCCTTGCCAACAGCTGGCCTGCCAGGGCCACTCTTAGCAGTTGCGCCTGCGCCTCCCTTAGCCTTGTAGGCAGCAACATCCTACAACAAAAATGGACTTGGTTTTCATGAGTCTCCTACAACGGTTCTAGTGAGTCATGATAAATGATAGTTGAAGTGGACCTTACCTTCTCATACTTTTCCTTCAGCTTGGCGGCCTTTGCTTCGTGTGGCTGCTTATCTTTTGGAGTCTGCTTGCCCCACAGCAGACCCAGCTGCTTGGCGATGTCGCCAATGCCCATGCCTGGGTTATCAGCCTTGATTCTTCCACGGTGTTCAGCACAGAAcacaaaaaatgcagaactattGGGGATAGAATGTTGAGAACACATTTAGTTCCAAAATCTGAACAGAACTCTACAGAAATCAAtagttgtataggtggagtactTACGGTGGCCTTTTGGGGGCATTGGGgtccttctttctctttcctgCTGCCTTAGATCCCTTAGGGGGCACATAACCCTTCATGTCCTTGTCATAACGGACTTTGTCACCCTTGGCCATGTCCTCAAACTTCACCTTCTCTTTTGCAGACATGGTCTGGAAAAGAGAAACTGCATTAGTCACACCACTCATTGCAGCATCCATGTTGCGCTAAATCCCCACCATTTGATACATTGATTTGCTAACTGTTTCGTAGGCACGCTTTGCCCCGCCCTCTGCCCCCCCCGGAAAAAACAACTTTTACATGGCGGCCGCTTAGTCAGAACTTACCCTCCACCTCTCTGAGCATTTCTTTGAGAACTCGGAAAAGTTCACTGAAGTTCCTGGGTGTTTTTTCTTATGTTCTTCCCGGCACGTCGCAACAAAGAACGCATAGGAAGAAGTCTTTCCCTTCGGCTTATTAGGATCTTTACCCGGCATGGCTGCTATATTCTGaaaaagggaaaaaaatattaAGCAAAAATTGATTAAAATCACAATATATAAAAAACGGTTAAAGGTATGTTTTCGGATGGTACCACCGAGTAAACGAGCCACAAACCACTCCACGGACAGCCCAAGGACGCGAAACCGCGTTAATCCGATTGAGTTCCTGCTTCATTGTGGCTATACGGCTAGGACAATAAGCGTCCCTCCATTTTGTTTCCCGCCTAAACCAAGTCTCCCAACAAATGCAATAAGTAGGATCAAACCATTTAAAACATTGATAAATTGGGTCATCAGAATGATACCTGTTAGTCAGAAATAAAGACCGAAAGGCTACCTAAACCATTTCTGCAAGGCTGATCAAAGTTCGTCTAGTAACGACGCTAGCTAGGCTAGCTCAATGGCAGCAAGTATGGAATGCATCGTGCAACATCGCCAACTACCTAGCACGATGTTAGCATGTTATGTCTGAAAGAAGTATCCAAAAAGCATTTTCTGGACGGAAAACTTCTAAAATGTTCCTTGTCATACTGAACATTCTTGGCTACGAGCAGAACAATACATTCTGTAAAAATGTGTTAGGGcatcaagttagctagctaaatagcaACTGCATCACAGCGCGCCATTCCCAACTTCGCTGGCTTAGTTGAGTAAAATAGTTAACCACATATTCTTCAGTAAGCATTTGAGAGGTTTTGCCTTAAATTCAAAAGCATTCCAAAAACAAACGTAACATGTAGAAAACCACGAAAGATTTGATAGGTGTAGAAGTTCTCTTACTCACCTATTATCCAGCCACACAAGTACAATGAGTGCCAATGTAAAGTCCTTCGCACTGTTTTGTGAGTGGGAGACAGTTCACACAAACGTGATTAAATGTTTTTAGAGCTCCTCCCGCTTGTCATATTCGATTGGCTGAAATTACACATTTCAATTTGAATCCGGGACGCAGGGCATGAACGGTGTTTGGATTGGCTGAAGGTCTATATTTTGAGACTATCACGGTTGTCTGTGGTGGCTTAATGAAAAACTCATGTGATTGGCCGGAGTGGGGATTTAAAATAGACGGCGCCAAAAGCCTAAACGCTTTGAAGGGGGTTGTGTGTTGGATGCCCGTTTCCACTGGATCAGTGCTATCCAAGATCATTGGGACGTCCCTACGCTAACCTTAACTATTAATCTACCGTAACTATTTAAAATGTTAACTGCAATGGGGGTGATAGTGACGTCTCAAGGATCATATTAACAGGATCCGTTGCCACTGCTAGCCCGTCAGATAATTAAGGAAACAATAGAAATGAACAGTTATTGATGAAAAACAAACCACAATAAAATGTTTGAGCTGCGAGTTAACAGATGTCAGTAATCAAGGTGAATGATCATGAAATTAAACTATAATttaccaaaaaataaataatattaagCCAATCAGATTTGAGCGACAACATGCGCAGACATTTGAGCTAGATTTCAAATGCAATGCATATAACATGTATGTATTCATGTAAGGTGTAAAACTTTTTCAATATTTCAGACCGTGTTACAACGTTACTACAGAAAGACCCCACAAAGCCATTGATACGTTTTGCCTGAGCTCTTATACATGCTCAAATGTTTCCATTTGCAAGTGTCCATCTAGCCAGTGAGAAATGTAACAGCAAGCTCCACCATAACCGTAGAACAAGAGCACAAAGGCCAGCAGGGGAACAGCTGTCAGCTGCGTGCAGATGCGACCCCAGTTTGCTCCCACGCTTTGTGTTGTACTACCGAGCCGCAGACATTTTAGCAATGTCTCTGCAAAATAAAGCCACACCACGCGACGGAAGCTTTTGTTTTCAAACAGTCTTAAATCAGGATATCATTGCAATATTGGCCTAGTAGTAGCTTTATATGGCCTAGTTAAGCCTATAGCCTAGCCTAGTgttgcagcctggtctcatagactagacgtaacatagtataTGTAAATCCGGGTCACGCAAATATGTTACTTTTGGTATGCTTACATAAGACACATTTTTGCTTAAGGCAAAAACGGGTAGGGTATAATGCGaaagtctagcaacccaaaggttgtgagttcgaatctcatcatgaATAATTTCAGCATTTTagataattagcaacttttcaactacgtACTACtctttagctactttgcaactacttagcatgttagctaaccctttccctaaacctaaccttaacccttttaactaaccctaactttatCCCTTTATCTAACTCCTAAACGTAAcactaacccctagcctagctaacgtcagccaactagctaacattagccacctagctggaATTCATTGCCTATCATATGTTTTGCATATTCATTtcacaaattcataacatattgtacgtttgcATTTGTTAAATATAATATGAATTGTAAcgcgtaacatatcatacaaaatgggtgatggacatccacaaattaatacataccatacgaaaataaacatatccatacCTGATAGAGGGTACATAATAATAAataatgctctgagaccaggttgcagccAGCATGATACATTTCTCCTAATCGATCAGTGTAGCAATCATTACAACAGACAAATCTGTATATTCTCACAAATTTATGTACATTATCGCAGCATCAATGTGTGTTTGCTAGCTACTGTCCCAATATCCTTAGCTGTAATTTCAGATAGACCTACTAGGCAACATACCTGAGCTATTTTGATGCATCAGCAATAAATGTACCCATTTTATAACTAATTAGTCCAGGTGTGTGGCGAGCTCGAGCTTGGTGGTCTATTGTTGTGGTCAGCTTTCTAGATTTACTAGTTAAA encodes:
- the LOC110497386 gene encoding high mobility group protein B2 isoform X1, with protein sequence MKQELNRINAVSRPWAVRGVNIAAMPGKDPNKPKGKTSSYAFFVATCREEHKKKHPGTSVNFSEFSKKCSERWRTMSAKEKVKFEDMAKGDKVRYDKDMKGYVPPKGSKAAGKRKKDPNAPKRPPSAFFVFCAEHRGRIKADNPGMGIGDIAKQLGLLWGKQTPKDKQPHEAKAAKLKEKYEKDVAAYKAKGGAGATAKSGPGRPAVGKAAPMDDDDDDDDEEEDDDEEEEDDEDDD
- the LOC110497386 gene encoding high mobility group protein B2 isoform X2, which codes for MPGKDPNKPKGKTSSYAFFVATCREEHKKKHPGTSVNFSEFSKKCSERWRTMSAKEKVKFEDMAKGDKVRYDKDMKGYVPPKGSKAAGKRKKDPNAPKRPPSAFFVFCAEHRGRIKADNPGMGIGDIAKQLGLLWGKQTPKDKQPHEAKAAKLKEKYEKDVAAYKAKGGAGATAKSGPGRPAVGKAAPMDDDDDDDDEEEDDDEEEEDDEDDD